In one window of Lewinella sp. 4G2 DNA:
- the pgl gene encoding 6-phosphogluconolactonase produces MSYNPDLRISVDGRAVARAFADHIVQKLADKPEGPIFWALSGGSTPKLLFNLLAEEYVHRIDWSRLHFFWGDERCVPHDDPESNYGEVKRLLFDKVPVVQSQIHAVPTDLAPAAAAKKYAETMVRLLPMNSDGLPILDINMLGMGGDGHTASIFPSNMKELMDSKEICAVATHPESGQKRVTMTGPVLNASDEVSFLITGNGKTQRVAQILNREHGAQDFPVAHVNPTSGKLIWWLDKAAANEVGY; encoded by the coding sequence ATGAGTTACAACCCCGACTTAAGAATTTCCGTAGACGGCCGCGCCGTCGCCCGCGCTTTCGCCGACCACATCGTACAGAAACTGGCGGATAAACCGGAGGGGCCGATCTTCTGGGCGCTCTCGGGTGGCAGTACCCCTAAATTGCTGTTCAATCTATTGGCGGAGGAGTACGTCCACCGGATCGACTGGTCGCGCCTCCACTTTTTTTGGGGGGATGAGCGCTGCGTTCCCCACGATGACCCGGAGAGCAATTACGGTGAAGTCAAGCGACTTCTCTTTGATAAGGTGCCCGTCGTGCAGAGCCAGATCCACGCCGTCCCTACTGACTTGGCACCCGCGGCAGCGGCAAAAAAATACGCGGAAACGATGGTCCGTCTGCTCCCCATGAACAGCGATGGATTGCCGATCCTGGACATCAACATGCTCGGGATGGGCGGTGATGGTCACACGGCTTCCATTTTCCCCAGCAACATGAAGGAGTTGATGGACAGCAAAGAAATTTGCGCGGTAGCGACCCACCCGGAAAGCGGACAAAAGCGCGTAACGATGACCGGCCCGGTACTGAATGCCTCCGACGAGGTATCATTCCTAATCACCGGAAACGGCAAGACCCAACGGGTAGCGCAGATCCTGAACCGGGAGCACGGCGCCCAGGATTTCCCCGTAGCTCACGTGAACCCCACCTCGGGTAAACTGATCTGGTGGCTCGACAAAGCGGCAGCCAACGAGGTGGGGTACTAA
- the rsmG gene encoding 16S rRNA (guanine(527)-N(7))-methyltransferase RsmG translates to MSAELVYQHFPELSDKQREQFAQLDALYRDWNSKINVISRKDIDNLYPNHILHSLAIAKVVRFKPGAKVLDLGTGGGFPGIPLAILFPETEFHLIDGIAKKIRVCNEVIKGLGLTNVRAEQKRAEELKKPVYDFVVTRAVAKMARIAEWSMRLITRKQQHAIPNGILALKGVGLEQEMKELPKKSYLEEYPIKDMFPGVDFYEVKAVIYLQY, encoded by the coding sequence ATGTCCGCCGAATTAGTTTACCAACATTTTCCTGAGCTTTCCGATAAGCAACGTGAGCAATTTGCCCAGCTGGATGCGCTCTACCGCGATTGGAACTCCAAGATCAACGTCATCAGCCGGAAGGATATTGACAATTTGTACCCCAACCATATTCTCCATTCGCTGGCCATTGCTAAAGTGGTACGGTTCAAACCCGGAGCGAAGGTCCTGGACCTGGGGACGGGCGGTGGCTTCCCCGGTATCCCCCTAGCCATCCTGTTTCCGGAAACTGAATTTCACCTCATCGACGGCATCGCCAAAAAGATTCGCGTCTGTAATGAGGTGATCAAAGGGCTGGGGCTAACGAACGTCCGGGCTGAACAGAAGAGGGCGGAGGAACTGAAGAAGCCGGTGTACGATTTCGTCGTCACCCGCGCCGTAGCGAAAATGGCCCGCATTGCGGAGTGGAGCATGCGCTTGATCACGCGCAAGCAACAACACGCTATTCCCAACGGCATCCTGGCGTTAAAAGGGGTGGGGCTAGAGCAGGAGATGAAAGAGTTGCCGAAGAAATCCTACCTCGAAGAATACCCCATCAAGGACATGTTCCCCGGCGTAGACTTTTACGAGGTAAAGGCCGTGATCTACCTGCAGTATTGA
- a CDS encoding dipeptidase, whose product MTLRQFPLLFLLLILSACSSEGGTGAPEMSDAEMRAHAEELVQQFLITDGHVDLPYRLKVKNFKLDKEFLGIPIETDAGDFDYKRAVKGGLDAPFMSIYIPSGLQEEPGESPKLADSLITMVKGIAAAHPDNFRITTTPEEMVQNFKNGIMSLPMGMENGSPIEDQLSRVEEYRNKGISYITLTHAKDNLICDSSYDTTATHGGLSDFGREVVAEMNRVGIMVDISHVSDSTFWQVVEMTDVPMIASHSSARHFTPGFERNMSDEMITRLGEEGGVIQINFGSTFLDGNLRSRQDSLRDIFRERLVEAGIEYGDEGTEELEEAFTKEFPTLYADVETVADHIDRVVQFAGVDHVGFGSDFDGVGDSLPTGLKDVSAYPNLIYTLLKRGYSDEDIEKMCSGNVLRVWRAVMAAAS is encoded by the coding sequence ATGACGTTACGCCAATTTCCTCTCCTCTTTTTATTGCTCATCCTATCCGCCTGCAGCAGCGAAGGGGGTACGGGCGCCCCTGAAATGTCCGACGCGGAAATGCGGGCGCACGCCGAAGAGCTGGTTCAACAATTCTTGATCACGGACGGGCACGTGGACTTGCCCTACCGGTTGAAGGTGAAGAATTTCAAATTGGATAAGGAGTTCCTCGGCATCCCCATTGAGACGGACGCGGGGGATTTTGATTACAAGCGGGCCGTCAAAGGAGGGTTGGACGCTCCCTTTATGTCGATCTACATCCCCAGTGGTTTGCAGGAGGAGCCGGGGGAGAGCCCCAAACTGGCGGATAGCCTTATCACCATGGTAAAAGGCATTGCGGCAGCCCACCCGGATAACTTCCGGATCACCACTACGCCGGAGGAAATGGTACAGAACTTCAAGAACGGCATCATGAGCCTGCCCATGGGTATGGAGAATGGCTCCCCCATCGAAGACCAACTGAGCCGGGTGGAGGAGTACCGCAATAAGGGCATCTCCTACATCACCCTCACGCACGCCAAGGATAACCTGATCTGCGACAGTAGTTACGACACCACGGCTACTCACGGTGGTTTGAGCGACTTTGGCCGGGAGGTCGTCGCCGAAATGAACCGAGTGGGGATCATGGTGGACATCAGCCACGTAAGTGACAGCACCTTCTGGCAGGTGGTAGAGATGACGGACGTGCCGATGATCGCCAGCCACTCCAGTGCCCGCCACTTCACCCCGGGCTTCGAACGCAATATGAGTGATGAGATGATCACCCGTTTGGGGGAAGAAGGTGGCGTTATCCAAATCAACTTCGGCTCCACTTTCCTGGATGGCAACCTGCGCAGCCGCCAGGATAGCCTCCGCGATATTTTTCGGGAACGTCTCGTTGAGGCTGGGATCGAATACGGCGACGAAGGAACGGAAGAACTGGAAGAAGCCTTCACCAAAGAATTCCCCACCCTGTACGCTGACGTGGAAACGGTCGCGGACCACATCGACCGCGTGGTTCAGTTCGCCGGCGTCGACCACGTTGGTTTCGGCTCGGACTTTGACGGCGTCGGTGATTCCTTACCTACAGGCCTGAAGGACGTAAGCGCCTACCCCAACCTCATCTACACGCTGCTCAAACGTGGATATTCGGACGAGGACATCGAGAAGATGTGTTCGGGTAACGTCCTGCGCGTGTGGCGGGCCGTGATGGCCGCAGCCAGCTAA